A window of Pusillimonas sp. DMV24BSW_D genomic DNA:
GTGGTTGGCCCGATTGGAAGGGGATGAATTCGTTGTTGTGGTACCAGACGCGCCGGGCCATCAGGTGACGCAACTTGCACGACGCTTGATCAACGTTATTGCGCGTCCTTACCAGCACCAACAGGCTGAATTACACCTAACAGCGTCTGCAGGCATTACCACCCACATAGCGAATGTGCCTGAACCGCTGGAGCTGATTCGCGAAGCCGACCTGGCATCGGCACAAGCCAAGCAAAGTGGCCGCAACACCTGGCGCGAATATGCAAACGAATTGGCTTCCGACGTGAATACGCGGCTTTCTTTGCGCACCGATTTGCAGAAAGCTTTGGTCAACGACCATTTCAATATGCATTACCAACCGCTCATCAACGGCTTTACCGGGCGGATCACAAGCGCGGAGGCGTTGCTGCGTTGGCCGCACTCCGATCGCGGCTATATCTCACCTTCGGTCTTCGTGCCGATTGCCGAAGAGTCGGGCTTAATTGTGCCTTTAAGTCAATGGGTGCTGCATGCAGTTTGCCGCGATAAAGCAGCATTGAACCAAAAAATCATGGCGGACTTTCCGTTCATCATTAACATTTCACCTTTGTATTTTCAGCACCCGCGATTTGTTGAGGAACTCAGCCATGCGCTGGCAACGCATAATTTATCGCCACAGGATATCCAGATAGAAATTACAGAAGGGGTGCTGTTGGAAAGGGTTGACCACACCATCAGTAAATTGAGCACACTGCGAGAATTGGGTTTCAGTGTTTCGGTGGATGATTTTGGTACCGGCTATTCAAGCTTAAGCTATCTGAAAGATCTCCCTGTCGACAAAATAAAAATCGATAGTTCCTTCGTCCGACAAATCGCAGGAGACAGAAAAAGCGCGGCGATTAGCAAGGCCATTATCAGTCTGGCTCATCACCTGGGGCTTAAGGTGGTCGCGGAAGGGGTTGAAACGGAAGCGCAATACTGGTTTCTGAAACGGCACTTTTGCGATGAATTTCAGGGGCATTTGTTTGCCCGCGCCATGCCGATGGATCAATTGGAAACGCGCTTAAGAGAAAAAGGGGGGGTTGAAACGCTTCCCGTTGCACCGGAAAATGATTTAACCCATCGCGCCATCCTGATCCTTGATGACGAAGAAAATATACTGAATGCGCTTCACCGTGTTTTGCGTCGTGAAGGTTATCTTGTATTCAAGGCTTCAAGCACACGCGAAGCGTTCAATATATTGGGGGAAAACGCGATACAGGTCATTATTTCCGACCAGCGTCTGCCCAACATGACCGGGACCGAATTTTTCAGTGAAATCAAAAACCTTTACCCGTCGACCATTCGTATTATTTTGTCCGGCTATGCCGACTTGAAATCACTGACCGAGGCGATTAACCACGGCGCCGTGTACAAGTTCATGGCCAAACCGTGGGACGACGAAGAGCTGCGTCAGACACTGTTACAGGCGTTCAAGGAAGTTGAGCTGCGTACTACATTCTCAAACTAATTCGCGTTGTTCTTCCTGAACCAGACGGTCGATCATGCGCCGTGCCTGTACGCCGCCCGAATCAATATTGAGCATTAGCAAACGGCGCTCGGGATGGCCGGCCAGGTTTTTTTGCTGCGCTTCCAGAACCCCTAAATCCTGAGCAAAAATTTCACCCTGATTTTTGCGGATACGTTCGGTTAACTCCGTGTCATCGGCCTTGAAATGACGCGCCATGCCCCAGAAATACCAATGTGAGTTTTCCGTTTCGGGCGTGATGAAATCAACGACAATGGCTGAAACCTTCACCGACGGGTCGGCATCGAATCCGCCTTGCCCGGCATAAGCCACACCGACATTGATCAGGATATGGCTGGGGGGAGTAAAACGCGAAATTTGCCAGCGGTCGACGGGTTTATCGGGGTCCAGCCCATTTGCGCGCATGGCGTTGGCTAGAAAGGGTGGTGCCTGAATGTTATCCATAAAACGGCTGGTAATGACCGTATCTCCCTCGACCCGCGTATTAACCGGTGCTTCGTCGATCTCGTCTTGCCCGATACTTTCGGGATGCACGTAGGTTTCGTGAGTAAGATCCATTAGATTGTCGATCATTAAACGGTAATCGCAATTCAAGTGATACATGCCGCCGCCGTAGGCCCATTCATCGCTGACCGCCCATTCGAGATGCGGGATTAGGGCGGGGTCGGCTAAGGAGGCGTCGCCCGGCCAAACCCAGATAAAGCCATACTTTTCAATTACCGGAAAACTTTTAATGCATGGAAACCCCGCCACACGCTGCATCGGCATTGATACGGGTTTGCCATCGCAACCCATTGCCAAACCGTGGTAACCGCATACAAGATTTCCGTTCTCGACAAAACCCAACGATAAAGCAGCGCCGCGGTGAGGGCAAAAGTCTTCCACGGCCGCTACCTGGTTGTTCTCGCCGCGATAAAACGCAATACGCTCCCCGCAAATTTGGCGGCCCAACGGCTTGCCGTTAATTTCGTCGGGCGTGCAGGCAACGTACCAGGTGTTCTTTAAATACATGATGGGTTTTGTCTCCGTATTGATTTCGATGGCACGGATGCTTACGAGTCGTGCTTATTTTATGGAGGGTATTGTAGCGATACGGGCTAAAGGGATAAAGCCATTAAACCGATATGGACACATAAATACTTAACTTTACATAATATACATTATGCGCATGACGCCCTGACCAAACGTGAGCGATCGTCTTCAAGTTGCGGTTGATCCACAGCGAGACCCTCCAGTAACTGAGTAAGCCATTGCGGCGCGCTTTGGGCAAGATCATAGAACACCCATTGACCTCGACGCCGATCAGACAGCAACCCACAACGCCTTAATTGTGCCAAATGTCTGGAAACCTTTGACTGGCCTTCGTTCAAAGCACTCGTCAGTTCACAAACGCAAAGCTCTCCTTCTTGCGAAATGAGCAAAAGCATCCGCAGCCGTGTTTCGTCCGCCAGGCACTTCAGTATGGCCAGTTCATTTATTGCGCTCATGGTTTTGTTCGTTATCCATCAAGGATCAATTTAGATTCTTTAAATTATGCCAGTTGCACGTAACCGGATCGTCGACCGATTTGCTACTTACCATCTATTATATTTGCTATTCCATATATGTGGATAAACAGATATAATGTCTCATGCATCGTCAATAGCGATCCGCCCAATTCTATTCGCCATTCAACCTTCAAAAATCAGATATGTCAGAAACCACTGCAACGTCGCAAAAACACGCCGATACACCTCCAATCAGTTTTTTTGAACGCTATCTAACGGTTTGGGTCGCGCTATGTATTATTGTTGGAACGCTTCTGGGTTTGTATTGGCCGGGTGCAGCCCAAGCGCTGGGAGCCATGGAAATTGCCCATGTCAATATTCCGGTTGGTATTTTGATTTGGTGCATGATCATTCCCATGCTCATGAAAATCGACTTTTCTGCGCTCAGTGAAGTGTATGAACAACGCGCGGGCATGGGCATCACTCTGGCAGTGAACTGGCTGATTAAACCGTTCAGCATGGCGTTATTTGGTTGGTTTTTCATTAAGGTGGTGTTTGCGCCCTGGTTACCGGCCGCGTCACTAGACAGCTACATGGCCGGTCTCATTCTGCTGGGCGCAGCACCCTGCACCGCCATGGTGTTTGTATGGAGCAATTTGTGCAAAGGACACGCCAATTTCACGCTCACACAAGTCGCGCTGAATGACCTGATTATGGTGTTTGCCTTTGCCCCGATTGTGGCCTTGCTGCTTGGCGTCTCGTCCATTCCCGTGCCGTGGGATACGTTAATTCTATCGGTGGTCATGTACATCGTCATTCCACTGAGTATTGCTCAGGCATTACGCACTTGGCTCATTAAAAAAGGCGGGCAGCCATTTTTCGAAAAGGTTTTATCCCGTATTGGCCCTTGGTCAATCGTTGCCTTGCTGGCCACCTTGGTTTTGCTGTTCTCATTTCAGGGTAAAGCCATTGTCGAACAGCCAGTCATTATCGCCATATTAGCCGTACCCATTCTGGTTCAAACCCTGTTTATTGCTGCGTTGGGCTATGTTTTGAATCGACAACTGAAAGTTCGGCACGACGTTGCCGGGCCATCGACGATGATCGGCGCCTCGAACTTCTTCGAATTGGCTGTAGCCGTCGCCATCGTGCTCTACGGATTTGATTCAGGCGCCGCGCTGGCCACCGTTGTAGGCGTGCTGATTGAAGTTCCGGTGATGTTGTGGCTGGTACGAACCGTAAACCGCACGCGTCACTGGTATGAACAAGCCTTGCAGGCAGGATAAGCCTCGCCTACCCGCCTGCTTTTCATGATTGGTTAAATGATTCGCCTGCCTTGTTCATCCAGAACCGGTGTGCCGTCTTCCTTGGCGAAAGCTTTAGGCGGCATAGGCGGTAAAAGATCCAAAACCTTTTCACAAGGCCGGCATAAGTTCGCGCCTTTTTCAGTAATCACGAACGGACGATTCAACAAAATGGGATGTGCCTCGAGCGCGTCGAGAATCTGCGTATCGGTAACGTTGGGTTGGTCGAGCCCCAATTCCAGAAAAGGCGTGCCTTTTTCACGCAGCGCTTCGCGCAGGGAAAGGCCAGCTTGTTTAACCATATTAATGATTGTTTCGCGTTTTGGGGGTGTTTTCAGATACTCAACAATTTCCGGTTCAATGCCGGCATGGCGAATAAGCGCCAGCGTATTACGAGAAGTCCCGCACTTGGGGTTGTGATAAATCGTGACGTTATGCATGACGACATTCCTTGTTTTTCAACGATATTCTGCTAAAAGGTCAGTATATGAGTGATAAAGTCTACAACGTGCTGTTTCTATGCACCCACAACTCTGCCAGGAGCATTATGGCAGAAGCATTGCTGAACACGATTGGGCGTGGTCGTTTTCGCGCCTACAGCGCAGGTAGCCAGCCCGGCGGCAAAGTGAATCCATTTGCCGTTGCAAAAGCCGTAGCCATTGGGTACCCAGCAGAAAATTTGCGTAGTAAAAGCTGGGACGAGTTCGCCCTGCCGAATGCCCCGCAAATGGATTTTATTATTACCGTGTGCGATAACGCCGCCGGGGAAGTGTGTCCTATTTGGCCGGGTCAACCTATTTCCGCGCATTGGGGATTTGCAGACCCTGCGTCGGTGGTTGGGGGTGACGACGTCAAACGCGCCGCTTTTAACAAAATATTTCGACAGATTTCCACGCGTATCTCGATTTTTGCTAACATGCCTCTCGAAAAGCTTGAAAAAGCAGCAATCCATCGCGAGCTGAAAAATATTGGTGAAAACCCCGTTTCTCCGGCGTAAAACTTCGTGGCAAAAGGGGTGAAATGGCGCAGCGTACCTAACCTTGACGGCCTTAAACGAATTTCTGCATGTGCGTTCCGGTGGGCAAACACTGTTTGTACAGGTTGCCGGCTCCTGGACGCTTGAGCATTACGAAAAACTAGCCCAAATACGTAATTTACAACTGGAAACTAAGGGCGGCCCGCCGGCCCCGGTATTTACCGGGCCGATTGAAATTGATCTAAGTAATCTCAAGGATTTGGATACGGCGGGCGCGCAACGTTTATACGAATTGCTGGGTCCTGCGCTGGAAACGTCCTTAGAGTCGCCCACTACCCTACCCTCGGAACGTATCGCGCTAATTCGCACAGTTATCAACGCCATCAAACAAGCACCCGCGCCAGAGCGCGCAATGAACCCACCATCATCAATGTTGGAGATCCTTGGTAGGATGGGCCAGGCTGTTGCCGAAGCAGGTAAACAAGCATGGCTGCTTCTGGGTTTTATCGGTCTGACATTACAGGCGCTGTCTTACAACGTATTTCGTCCCCGACGCTGGCGTCTTACCTCCGTGGTTTGGCACATCGAACAAACGGGTTTTAACGCCGTTCCTATCATTGCTTTGCTGACATTCATGGTGGGTGCAGTGGTCGCGTTTCTGGGTGCGACTATTTTGAAAGGTTTCGGCGCGTCGATTTACACCATTAATCTGGTGGCTTTTTCTTTTCTGCGAGAGTTTGCCGTCCTTCTTACGGCCATTCTCATGGCCGGTCGAACCGCCAGCGCCTTTACCGCGCAAATCGGCTCGATGAAGTCCAACGAAGAGCTTGATGCGCTTCGCATGACAGGGCTGAACCCAATTGAATTACTGGTATTGCCCCGCATCCTGGCCTTGCTGGTTGCCCTGCCCTTGCTGACCTTTGTCGGTATGGTGTCAGGCATTGCCGGTGGGATGATGGTGTGCGCTTTATCAATGGATATTTCGCCGTCGATGTTTCTAACGATCATGAACCGGGATATTGATTTGCGCCACTTCCTGCTTGGTATGGCGAAAGCGCCGTTTTTTGCCTACCTGATTGCCATTATCGGCTGTCTGGAAGGCTTGAAGGTGAAAGGCAGCGCCCAATCCATCGGGCAACACACCACCTCCGCCGTGGTGCAGTCCATTTTTGTGGTGATTCTGGTTGACGCGCTGGCGGCAATTTTCTTTATGGAAATGGGATGGTAAACGCCCGACGTTCAAACGCAGATGCGGTCGTACAAGTGCGCGATGTTCGCAACCAATTTGGGTCGCATATTGTGCACGACCATTTGAGTCTTGAGGTGTATCAAGGGGAAATTCTGGGCGTGGTTGGGGGCTCGGGCTCGGGTAAATCGGTTTTACTAAGAACCATTGTCGGCCTGCAAAAACCCGTAGCGGGGCAAGTTTTGTTACGTGGTACTGACGTATACAACCATGCCAACCTGAAAGCTCAAACGCAGAATACGGCCGCAAGGGATATCCAAACGCACCGTCGTTTTGGAGTGTTATTCCAAAGGGGTGCCCTGTTCTCCTCGCTTACCGTACTGGAAAATATTGCCTTGCCCTTAATTGAGCACGCGAAGCTTAGCCGAGAGCTCGCCGAGCATATTGCCCAAATGAAGCTGGGCCTGGTCGGCTTGCCCGGGCACGCGGGTCAGTTATATCCCGCTTCGTTGTCGGGCGGGATGATCAAACGTGCCGCTTTGGCGCGTGCCCTGGCGCTTGATCCAGACATTTTGTTTCTTGATGAGCCCACCGCAGGCCTGGACCCCATCGGCGCGGGTGCGTTTGATCAACTAATTCGCACCTTGCGCGATGCCCTGGGTTTAACGGTGTTTCTGGTCACGCATGATCTTGATACGCTTTACACCCTATGCGATCGAGTGGCGGTTATTTCTCGAAAAAAAGTATTGGTTGCTGATACATTGGGCGTTGTCGCCGAGGTTAATGACGCGTGGATTCAGGAATATTTCCACGGCCCACGTGGCCGCGCCGCCCTCGCTGCCACAGAGCAAACAAAAGGACACGTATAAACATGGAACCCCGTGCACACCACGTGCTAATAGGCATTTTTACGGTTGTTGTGATTGCGCTGGGATTACTGACTGCGCTTTGGTTCGGAAAATATGACCGCCGCGCTGAAGCGGCACTTTACACCGTAGTTTTCAAGGATCCGGTTAGAGGCTTGTCGACAGGTAGCTCGGTTCAGTTCAACGGAATTCGGGTAGGCGAAATCACCGATTTGTATTTGGATCCCAACGACGTTGCAAACGTCAAAGCCACGATTTCAATTCGCTCAGATATTCCTGTGCGCGAAAACACGCAGGCGCAATTATCAATAGTGGGTATTACAGGTATGGCAGTGATTGCTTTAACATCGGGAGCGGGCGAGGCGCCGCTGCTGACTGCGCCACAGGGCGAACCGTACCCGGTGATTGTGGCCCGCCCCTCCCCTTTTGCTCAAATATTCCGTAACGGTGATGCCGCACTCAGCGGACTCACCGAGCTCATTCAAAACGCCAACACCTTATTATCAACGCAGAATGTGCAAGCATTTTCAAATACGCTGACACACCTCGAGGCCGCCTCCGCCCGCTTGGCTGAGCAAGACATCGGTGTACTGATTGGCCAATTAACCAACGCCGCCCAATCGGCCGCGACAACGCTTGAAAATGTCGATAAGCTGGTTTCAAAAGAAGGTCGGCAAATGATACAGAATGCTTCGCAAATGATGTCAACCCTTGAGCGCACTGCTGTTCGTCTGGACACTCTGATTAAAACCAGTCAGCGGCCGCTAAACGATGGTATGGAGGGGTTTGCCCAACTGGGCCCCGCCTTGCAAGAGTTGCAAAGTACGCTGGCTACGTTGCGTTTAACGTTGCGACGTCTGGATGACAACCCGGCGGCTTATTTATTCGGGCGTGAACCTTTACAAGAGATTAACCCATGAACCTGGTTTATTGTTTTAGGCGTTCGTTCACATTCTTTTGCACTGCCGCAAATGGTTTTGCCCGATGGGTAGCGGTGGGAGCATTGACCGTCGTATCGCTGGCCGCCTGTTCTATTTTGCCGGAATCCACTCCGCAGCGCGTCTATCAATTACCCGGTGCACCTGTGCCTTCGGCACACATACATATGCCCGCTGACACCGCCCCGTCGTTGCGGGTGTTAACGCCGTCAAGCCCGTTGATCTTGGCTTCCAATCGCATTCTGGTCATGAGCAACCCTAATGAGTTGGCCGCTTTCAAAGGCGTAAGATGGTCTGATCCCATGCCTCAGCTTTTTCAACGCAGGCTGGTGAGCTACTTACGTGAATCAAATAATTGGCGCGTTGTGACAACCGACGGCACACCGCTTGCAGGTGATTACCAGCTCATTTTAAGTCTGGCCCAATTTCACGCCGTTAGAATGCCTGGGCAAAATCCCAGGGTTGAGATTCGCATTGATGCAATACTCGGGAATCGTGAAACAAACAAAGCCGTTGCTGGCCGTACCTTCACGGAAACGGCTCTAGCCGAAAGCGAGGCTTTCGACGCTTTATTAAGCGCTTATGGTGAAGCCGGAAATGCGTTAGCCGGAAAAATCAGTGTATGGGCCTACCAACAAACTCAGTTTTAACGTAGCCGCATTGAAGGTGTATCAGGCCCTGACTCAGCTTCGGAGTTCATACTGTTGCTGTTAGCGGCGTTTGACGTCGGTTCCCAATTAAGGCTGGCACCTTTGGATCGTGCAAGATAAACCGCTTGATTCCGATTGTGCGCACCCAGGCGCTGATAGACGCTTTCGGTATGTGCCTTGGTCGTTCCGAGCGAAATATCCAAAATGCGCGCTACCGACTTCAATGCGTGGCCACGGGACAACAACACCAAAACTTCGTATTGGCGCCGTGTGAGGCCAAGCAGTTCGGACTCCTTCGCAACAGAAGCGCTCGGCGCGACCGATGAGCGCAGAGTAGCCGCCCTGGAAGGAGCGGCCAAGGCGGCTTTGGGAGCCTGCGCTGGTGAAACCATTGAGGTGCCCAATTCCGAATGACTGCCGTCGATGCTCGTATTGGGTAGGGCATGGTTATTTTCTACCCCAACTGAACCGATGTTTTGATCCCAGGGAAAACAAGTGTGTCCGCTTAACACACGCCGTACGCTGTCGACGAAAACCTCGGCCGGCGCGGCCTGATCGATAAAACCTGATACTTGTCGGGGTAAAGCACTGATCGCCGAATAGTCTGGTGTGCTTTCACTCAGTAAAATCACTTTCTGCGGCAGGAACGCGCGCAAGCCGGCTGTAACCAATGACGTAAGCCGTTCGGGCGATGCAATGGAAATGAGCAGCAGGTCGATTGACTGAGCAGGGTCGGGATATCGGTCGAGATCGTGATAGGAAAAGCCCATTAAGCGAACGTTAGGAACCACGTCGGCCAAAATCTGTATCACACCGGCCCGAAGCAAGGTGTTGCGGGACACCACGGCGATGGTAGTGATGAGAAACTCCTTTACGCCTGTGTTCTGGCTACTACAACGTTAATGGGCAAGTAATTAAAACTATGTATGCAAAAGTAAAAATCAGTTTCAAATATCATAAAGAAATGTGAATATGATGGCAATACTGTGTAACCCGACATCTGTTATGGGTACACCCTTTTTCCCGCACTTTAATTCATAAGGGGACAGTCATGGGCGACCCGGAAAATTCCATGGCAAACGCAAAAGTACACCATAACACCCTTGCACCAGGCGAAATTCGCCGAATAGACGCCTTTTGGCGCGCTTGCAATTATCTTTGCGCGGGAATGATCTACTTACGGGATAACCCTTTACTGCAAGAACCGTTGCAACCGAACCACATAAAAAAACGATTATTGGGTCATTGGGGTTCCAGCCCCGGACAAACTTTTATTTGGGCGCACCTGAACAGAGTTATTCAACTAAATCAACTCAATATGATTTATCTGTCGGGCCCGGGGCATGGTGCACCGGCGGTGCTTGCGAATGCCTACCTCGAGGGGAGCTTTAGTGCCATTCACCCCGAGGTGTCGCTTGACGCATGCGGCATGTTGGAACTCTTCCGTATGTTTTCGTTTCCGGGGAAGTTAGGCAGCCATTGCACGCCGGAAATTCCGGGGTCCATTCATGAGGGCGGAGAGTTGGGCTATGTGCTGTCGCATGCCTTTGGCGCAGCGTTTGATAACCCCGATCTTATCGTTACAGCAGTGGTTGGCGATGGTGAGGCGGAAACCGGGCCGCTTGCCACGGCCTGGCACAGCAATAAGTTTCTGAATCCTACCCGCGACGGCGCCGTTCTGCCTATTTTGCACTTGAATGGGTACAAAATCGCCAATCCAACCATTCTTGCTCGTATCGGTAACGATGAGCTTACCCATTTAATGAAGGGGTACGGCTGGACTCCGTTCTTTGTTGAGGGTGACGACCCCGCTGAAATGCATAAAAAAATGGCCGGCGTGCTAGACCAATGCGTTGCAACGATAAGAAAAATTCAACATCAAGCAAAAGCAACAAACTCCTCGCAACGCGCGATATGGCCAATGATTGTCCTGCGCACGCCAAAAGGATGGACGGGCCCCGACGCGTTCAATCATCATCAAATTGAAGGTACATGGCGTTCGCATCAAGTGCCACTGGCCGATGTGCGCCAAGACCCTGTTCAGCTAAAACTGCTCGAAGACTGGATGCGAAGTTATGATCCCGCCTCATTGTTCGATAGTAACGGGGCTTTGTTACCAGCGCTGCAAGAAGCAATGCCCCCGCCCGCCCTGCGCATGAGTGCAAACATGCATGCCAATGGCGGGCGATTACGGATGCCACTATTTATGCCGGACTTTAAGGAATATGGCGTTACAGTCGATCGCCCCGCCGCCGTGCGCGTTTCACCTACCGCCGTTTTGGCCGCTTTCTTGCGCGACATCATGCAACGTAACCCTAATAATTTTCGCTTGTTCAGCCCGGATGAAAATGCATCGAATAAACTTGATAGGGTTTATGAAG
This region includes:
- a CDS encoding metalloregulator ArsR/SmtB family transcription factor — protein: MSAINELAILKCLADETRLRMLLLISQEGELCVCELTSALNEGQSKVSRHLAQLRRCGLLSDRRRGQWVFYDLAQSAPQWLTQLLEGLAVDQPQLEDDRSRLVRASCA
- a CDS encoding MlaD family protein, whose translation is MEPRAHHVLIGIFTVVVIALGLLTALWFGKYDRRAEAALYTVVFKDPVRGLSTGSSVQFNGIRVGEITDLYLDPNDVANVKATISIRSDIPVRENTQAQLSIVGITGMAVIALTSGAGEAPLLTAPQGEPYPVIVARPSPFAQIFRNGDAALSGLTELIQNANTLLSTQNVQAFSNTLTHLEAASARLAEQDIGVLIGQLTNAAQSAATTLENVDKLVSKEGRQMIQNASQMMSTLERTAVRLDTLIKTSQRPLNDGMEGFAQLGPALQELQSTLATLRLTLRRLDDNPAAYLFGREPLQEINP
- a CDS encoding ABC-type transport auxiliary lipoprotein family protein, which gives rise to MNLVYCFRRSFTFFCTAANGFARWVAVGALTVVSLAACSILPESTPQRVYQLPGAPVPSAHIHMPADTAPSLRVLTPSSPLILASNRILVMSNPNELAAFKGVRWSDPMPQLFQRRLVSYLRESNNWRVVTTDGTPLAGDYQLILSLAQFHAVRMPGQNPRVEIRIDAILGNRETNKAVAGRTFTETALAESEAFDALLSAYGEAGNALAGKISVWAYQQTQF
- the arsC gene encoding arsenate reductase (glutaredoxin) (This arsenate reductase requires both glutathione and glutaredoxin to convert arsenate to arsenite, after which the efflux transporter formed by ArsA and ArsB can extrude the arsenite from the cell, providing resistance.); amino-acid sequence: MHNVTIYHNPKCGTSRNTLALIRHAGIEPEIVEYLKTPPKRETIINMVKQAGLSLREALREKGTPFLELGLDQPNVTDTQILDALEAHPILLNRPFVITEKGANLCRPCEKVLDLLPPMPPKAFAKEDGTPVLDEQGRRII
- a CDS encoding ABC transporter ATP-binding protein; the encoded protein is MVNARRSNADAVVQVRDVRNQFGSHIVHDHLSLEVYQGEILGVVGGSGSGKSVLLRTIVGLQKPVAGQVLLRGTDVYNHANLKAQTQNTAARDIQTHRRFGVLFQRGALFSSLTVLENIALPLIEHAKLSRELAEHIAQMKLGLVGLPGHAGQLYPASLSGGMIKRAALARALALDPDILFLDEPTAGLDPIGAGAFDQLIRTLRDALGLTVFLVTHDLDTLYTLCDRVAVISRKKVLVADTLGVVAEVNDAWIQEYFHGPRGRAALAATEQTKGHV
- a CDS encoding aromatic ring-hydroxylating oxygenase subunit alpha, translated to MYLKNTWYVACTPDEINGKPLGRQICGERIAFYRGENNQVAAVEDFCPHRGAALSLGFVENGNLVCGYHGLAMGCDGKPVSMPMQRVAGFPCIKSFPVIEKYGFIWVWPGDASLADPALIPHLEWAVSDEWAYGGGMYHLNCDYRLMIDNLMDLTHETYVHPESIGQDEIDEAPVNTRVEGDTVITSRFMDNIQAPPFLANAMRANGLDPDKPVDRWQISRFTPPSHILINVGVAYAGQGGFDADPSVKVSAIVVDFITPETENSHWYFWGMARHFKADDTELTERIRKNQGEIFAQDLGVLEAQQKNLAGHPERRLLMLNIDSGGVQARRMIDRLVQEEQRELV
- the arsB gene encoding ACR3 family arsenite efflux transporter; its protein translation is MSETTATSQKHADTPPISFFERYLTVWVALCIIVGTLLGLYWPGAAQALGAMEIAHVNIPVGILIWCMIIPMLMKIDFSALSEVYEQRAGMGITLAVNWLIKPFSMALFGWFFIKVVFAPWLPAASLDSYMAGLILLGAAPCTAMVFVWSNLCKGHANFTLTQVALNDLIMVFAFAPIVALLLGVSSIPVPWDTLILSVVMYIVIPLSIAQALRTWLIKKGGQPFFEKVLSRIGPWSIVALLATLVLLFSFQGKAIVEQPVIIAILAVPILVQTLFIAALGYVLNRQLKVRHDVAGPSTMIGASNFFELAVAVAIVLYGFDSGAALATVVGVLIEVPVMLWLVRTVNRTRHWYEQALQAG
- a CDS encoding response regulator transcription factor; the encoded protein is MSRNTLLRAGVIQILADVVPNVRLMGFSYHDLDRYPDPAQSIDLLLISIASPERLTSLVTAGLRAFLPQKVILLSESTPDYSAISALPRQVSGFIDQAAPAEVFVDSVRRVLSGHTCFPWDQNIGSVGVENNHALPNTSIDGSHSELGTSMVSPAQAPKAALAAPSRAATLRSSVAPSASVAKESELLGLTRRQYEVLVLLSRGHALKSVARILDISLGTTKAHTESVYQRLGAHNRNQAVYLARSKGASLNWEPTSNAANSNSMNSEAESGPDTPSMRLR
- a CDS encoding phosphoketolase family protein → MANAKVHHNTLAPGEIRRIDAFWRACNYLCAGMIYLRDNPLLQEPLQPNHIKKRLLGHWGSSPGQTFIWAHLNRVIQLNQLNMIYLSGPGHGAPAVLANAYLEGSFSAIHPEVSLDACGMLELFRMFSFPGKLGSHCTPEIPGSIHEGGELGYVLSHAFGAAFDNPDLIVTAVVGDGEAETGPLATAWHSNKFLNPTRDGAVLPILHLNGYKIANPTILARIGNDELTHLMKGYGWTPFFVEGDDPAEMHKKMAGVLDQCVATIRKIQHQAKATNSSQRAIWPMIVLRTPKGWTGPDAFNHHQIEGTWRSHQVPLADVRQDPVQLKLLEDWMRSYDPASLFDSNGALLPALQEAMPPPALRMSANMHANGGRLRMPLFMPDFKEYGVTVDRPAAVRVSPTAVLAAFLRDIMQRNPNNFRLFSPDENASNKLDRVYEVSGKTWLADRYASDDDGGHLSADGRVMEMLSEHTLEGWLEGYLLTGRHGLFNTYEAFAHIVDSMVSQQAKWLDKSRLEARWRAPISSLNILLSSLVWRQDHNGFTHQDPGFLDVISNKSGDVTRIYLPPDANCLLSVADHCLRSVNYVNVIVADKQPHLSYLDIEEAATHCAKGIGIWSWASSDEGREPDVVIACAGDIVTAEALAAVALLRTHVPDLRIRFVNVVDLYRLLPDTDHPHGITHSDFDALFTRDKPVVFSFHGYPWLIHRFIYRRHNHANFHVRGYREKGNINTPLELAIMNQIDRYHLAMDVLNYVPRLQNRTSHFKEWLKGCLIDSVNYAHTEGTDRPEISGWTWPERKV
- a CDS encoding MlaE family ABC transporter permease, translating into MTALNEFLHVRSGGQTLFVQVAGSWTLEHYEKLAQIRNLQLETKGGPPAPVFTGPIEIDLSNLKDLDTAGAQRLYELLGPALETSLESPTTLPSERIALIRTVINAIKQAPAPERAMNPPSSMLEILGRMGQAVAEAGKQAWLLLGFIGLTLQALSYNVFRPRRWRLTSVVWHIEQTGFNAVPIIALLTFMVGAVVAFLGATILKGFGASIYTINLVAFSFLREFAVLLTAILMAGRTASAFTAQIGSMKSNEELDALRMTGLNPIELLVLPRILALLVALPLLTFVGMVSGIAGGMMVCALSMDISPSMFLTIMNRDIDLRHFLLGMAKAPFFAYLIAIIGCLEGLKVKGSAQSIGQHTTSAVVQSIFVVILVDALAAIFFMEMGW
- a CDS encoding arsenate reductase ArsC, giving the protein MSDKVYNVLFLCTHNSARSIMAEALLNTIGRGRFRAYSAGSQPGGKVNPFAVAKAVAIGYPAENLRSKSWDEFALPNAPQMDFIITVCDNAAGEVCPIWPGQPISAHWGFADPASVVGGDDVKRAAFNKIFRQISTRISIFANMPLEKLEKAAIHRELKNIGENPVSPA